Below is a window of Humulus lupulus chromosome 9, drHumLupu1.1, whole genome shotgun sequence DNA.
ttttacaaaagtaatttatcaaaatacaagattcaaacaagtaatagaaaaaaatacaaagtcaaaaaagtattattaattatttttagttaatATTATATACAAGTTTATGCGAAAAAAGCTATGAAAGAATAAGAAAAAATgttattttgaaagaaaaaaaactggTACTTTTTCTTCTtcgtatatgtttatgtttaaaaataaacgattttttttatatatatttcgacTGCAAATATATAGATTAATTGTTAATATGTCCTTATTATATTTTTTGTAGGAAAAAATAAAACAGAGACCATTGTTATCTCTGTTGTAGCGAGTGTTATTGGAGTGGTAGTACTTGTCAGTAGCATATGGATTTACTTGAAGATTTGGAGGAACAAGCCAAGAAGAGAAAAAATTgaaagtaattttaattattgttatattattattTGCAAATTAACTGTTTTCCAAATTATATTGGTATTggtttattcatatatatatatttatttatatagatATGTATACAAAGGAAATTGGAAGCGTTGAACCCCAACAATTCGATTTCGCCACTATTAGGGCGGCAATAGAAGACTTTTCTGACAAAAATAGACTTGGTCAAGGTGGTTTCGGACCCGTTTACAAGGTAAGCTAGAAATTCAATCCATATATTCCTACCTTAGACCCCACCATATAAATTAtaatcataattgatttattcttTTTCTACTTTGTGTTTTTCGCGGTGTCAGTCAattagattttgtgttttgatacATTGTATTTTgggttttatattttataaaataatttaaataaaatcctAAACATGCTtttagtcaaaaaaaaaaaaaaaaaaaaattcaattgaaatcacaaataattcaacAACTAATaattaagaataaaaataaaattattatgcttaaaatctataattttacattaatttttctttatcaaatttgaatttaaaaatctatttgaatcaattttttttaaaataagatcaAACAAGTAATCGAAAAAACATATAGTGAacagaaaaaaattataaattttctaACTTTGACTGATTTGAAtgtatataatatgtatatatatgcagGGTAGGCATAATGGACAAAATATAGCTGTGAAAAGGCTGTCTAAGAGTTCTCAACAGGGTGACCTAGAGTTTAAGAATGAAGTTAAGTTGGTTGCTAATCTTCAACATCGGAATTTGGTTAGACTATTGGGCTTTTGTTTGGATGGAAAGGAAAGACTTCTCATTTATGAATACGTCTCCAATTCAAGCCTTGATAAATTCATATTCAGTAAGCATccatttaatatatctatatctatatctatatatatatattaaaataaggcCTTTGATATATGACATCTTAACGTGtcaatatatgtatgtatatacattcaaatttaaaattaaatattttaaatctaatattaaattaCACCCATAATTGTCCACTAAAAAAAACATGTACCATATTAATCAATTGCAACCTTTTTCAAAGCGTGATTGGTCACCTTTGCGTTTTCGTATaagtttatataatatatattatttaaaatatgaacTTGACtatcatataaatatttatagtgATAGCTTGTGTTTCTTTTTTAAATCGTATTATATATTACTAAAATGTTTCCTCATCGAACATGCATGACTGTGTAGATTCAAATAAGCGTGCGAATATGGATTGGGATATGCGTTACAAAATAATTGAAGGCATTGCTCGTGGCATAATTTATCTTCACGTAGATTCTAATTTAAGAATTATTCATCGAGATCTCAAAGCTAGTAACATTATGTTGGATGAAAATATGAATCCTAAGATATCAGATTTTGGAATGGCAAGATTATTTGGAGTTGATCAAACTCAAGACAATACCAACCGAATTGTAGGGACATAGTAAGTATAATTCATTATAACCATTAtacattataatatatattatctaTATGGACAAAAAATTAAATTACAGTCGTATATAAAGTTATTGAAATATTTTGTTTGCAGTGGGTATATGGCTCCAGAATATGCAGTTCATGGACATTTTTCATTTAAGTCAGATGCATTTAGTTTTGGTGTGTTACTCTTGGAGATCGTGAGTGGACAAAAGAATAACTCTTTCCAACATGatggagaagaagaaaaagaagaggatGGTGACCTTTTAACTTATGTAAGTGTGTATATATTTAGGGAGCGATTACAACGCATCCattttttttgcaacaccggtgcattcattttctattttagcACATAAATAGTtataatccaaaaaaaaattatacgatAGCGTACATCATAGCTAtatagaacatcctacaaattttcaagaaattctgaataaattatggtactgaaacagggtctaaactgtctgttgcacgcgtgcttgtttttttgtgtacgcgtgtaaaatttgacagtttgaattcTGTTTTCGGCTTCATAAACTAttaagaattttttgaaaatttgtaggatattctaaatacttacaatgtacaccgtcatataaatttttttgttgccgaaatagaaaaatgatacACCGATATAGCAAAAAAAGATGATGCGTTGTAGTCATtccctatatatttatattattcatataaaaattacaacaaaaaataaccatttaatgataaatttttttaatcatatcacaatttttttgacaaaatatcgctgaaataataaaaaaaatacttgtgGCTAATATTTTGTTACACCTTTTCCCTCATATAACTTTGATTACAAATTATTATATATGGAGTGACAACATTATTTTTCGTGactaataaaactaattaatatatttttagaaTTTTATTAGATAGGAGTATCATTTTTGTTCTtattctaaaaatattttttattttcagtaCTTGGTTAAAttataatctattttttttttacattatggcgtacattataattataacaGACAATCAGCCAATTTTAAaataattctaaataatttatggtattgaaattaaaatttaaacaatcaGTTACAAAcgtgtttaaatttttttatatgcgtGGAAAACAGATTATTTAAACTCTGATTttgatactgtaaattatttaagatttatcaaaaattagcaagatgactattattattattattattatatatgctattatatataaaaaaaaattataatttctgcAAATACTAAAAATAGAAAACGTCTATTCGATATGGACAAATACTAATACCCCTTCCAAAAAAAACTCCCTAGCTATATTTTTAGCCAaatcactatttttttttaatcataaaATGTGTCATTACGATTAAAAGTAATATTTTATAGAATGaatgcatatatataaatatatatataaaattgcaCGATATCTATATCCATACACGTTTGTTGTTTTTGGAACTGACAGAGTCAACACAATTTTTCAGGCATGGAAAATTTGGAGGGATGGAAACTATTCAAGTTTTATAGACCCTATCATTTTTGGGTGTTCAAGAACTGAAGAAATAATACGATGTGTTCATATTGGATTGCTGTGTGTGCAAGAAAATCAGGCTCAGAGACCAACAATGAACTCAATTCTTCACATGCTTAATACTCACTCTGAGGCTCTTGCTGAACCATCAAAACCAGCATTGTTCATCGAAAGTACTTATTTTGGATCAGCAGTAATGACTCAATCAAATAATTCCAAGAGTGATTAAGTTTCAAGAAACCACGAATGATGAGCAAAGATCACCCAAATTCAAAATTAGTCAACCCTCGTTGAGGCCACCTTTCTTCATGTCATTTTCCAAGCAATTGTTGTATGTACCATTATATGAGTGTGGTACGTGTACTAAATTTATAAGAAATATTAGCAATATttgataaatataaatataagaaatCATATTTTACATGCACTACAAAAAACAAGGGTGAGAACAAATGTCGTCAGTAGAAGCTAGAATTTTCTCGGTACAACTtttaccgagaacatgttcttggTAGTAGGTCCTCAGTACAGCCGCGTCGGTAGAGGTAAATATCTACTAATGACATTCaatatgttctcggtataagTTGTATCGATGACATTGTCCTCGGTGTAGAGTTGGCAATATCCTTGGATGGGCTCCTCAGTATAGACTGTGccgagatttttttttatatgtgtgttacacccagatttcgagacaagaAGTTGTGACCTCAAAattggactcgtcaagtgtgagcttgaaatgtatgaaaacattgtatggtccagctgtaaaatctctgaagtaaaacaacaaCCTCGAATATGTGTAATCTCGGGAtattttctgagttcgaaatgacACGACATTGGGATAGTTCCGTTGCCGACTGATTTCAGAAAAGACAGCCCGAGCCTGGGATGTGCAAGCTCGGGTGTAACAGCTACGACAGTACCTATCTGTTCCGAGCATGGCCTAAAGTAGGGAGATAGGTTcgtaagtcttgacagtcacaatgctgattgctgatctcgaagacctgatgaatcaCCTGAGATAGCCAATcatgtgtgaacatatttattgttgtgtaatcccaatatttaaagGATACCATTTAATCTATTAGCAGTTCCCGGTTTTCAAGGGACGTTTCCATttatataggagatattgcataTAATATCATTGtttcaattgatatacagaatattttcccgaaatatgtgggaacaaaCTTTGTAacattccctataaatagagaaggaatcaccactctTAAGGGGAGATTATGACTCTTAAATTTTGAAGAAAGGGTTTAgggtaattcatctttgaagaatttccagaaaacttcAAGTCTTAAtatgttgatgcggttcttcgccaataggtaattaatagaataagagagcgggattagtgctaagtaatgaaccgtaacagatgtatgatcttaaaataaagtgatgatacaaatacttttttaggtggttcaaaggttaaaatccttccactccaccagccactattattgctagttttctgatattctttacagggtatttctttacacaaaagaATCCAACCAACCAACCAACCCACccaccccttgcaactcccagggtctccatatttataggagagggcacctgggggttggcaaatggggtcatcacgtgacatTCTCACccatcatgtcaactctgtgacattcatgattaattcccaaaacctgacaaatgaagtgtggtctaatcaataggtaagggggataatgggtcgcacagcccaacccagtcgtgggcgcttgaacacgcacgtttaggctgcatgtccgagaattcagggatacatcaaacacgtgatgcctgatatatgcacgtttacattgcgtggttgactttataaggggtcatagATGCCAACCCAGGCTTGTACCTCGAGCTGGGTGTCTTCAAACCCGTGATGTCCATACCTCTGACCCGATTCCTTGGCAACTTAAGTGAGCCtgtggttacctcgagctaaagagatGGTACCTGGGAGCAGCAGCTCCGGGTATAAGTCATCCACGTGGctaatacacaattacgccataCCTCAGTCTGGAGAATTAGggcataaataatataataatatagacTGGTGGACTAGACAGAATTAACtatcgaaccacgtaaaaaccttattatcttcctctttaaattcatTTGCTCCATTTTTCATTTGCTTAATTTCTCTACTGTTTAacttgacgaaaaacggcgtcaacagattggtgctttcattgagagcatagAGCAGTGCACGCGTGTGAGTCTAGTAAAAAAGTCTCCCTAAAAAGCAACGGCAGCAAATGATCCCAACGTTCCAGAGGAGGAAATTTTATatgaagctgactacccccgaCGTGCCGGAAAGCAACCGATGGTGGATCCTGTCCCCGATGAGGGGAGTGATTCATCCAACTCACAGGGACTGCCTGCTCCCAGGGGCGACGAAAGCTTGTATTACTACCCAGAACGGTATATCCCGATAGTGGAACTCGAAAATCGTCAACTGCAaaaacagttggcagaagcccagaaacgtaacgaggagctggCCAGATTGGCTGCTGAGGCACAGGCAGCTCAGTCCCAAGTTTTGCCTCcgtgggacgttcatgttccgCCACGTAGGCCTCGCGGGCGACCACGCAAAAACGCTGCCACCCGGAGAACGGAACAACATTCGCTGCCAGCAGAACAACCTGCTCCATCAAGGCCCTGGAGAAGTAACCGTGCTGGAGCTCCTGCCAACCCAACTACAAAAGTGCCAACCAagatagggaataaccgagcccccacggAGACTCGGACTCAAAATTCTGGTAACACACAGAACATTCCTCAACCGATTCGAGCAAACTCGGGACCTTCTAGGcctcgtaatggatggcagccaccatcacccacaAGGCACCCACCATAGCCGATAAGGTATCTctcaccaactcggagaaacacacaaccAACTCAGGGTGATAGAGAAAGGCAAGCTGGGCAAAGACATAGGAATGAGGAGATTGCTTgggagcatagaggtacccaaccaACAAGGAGCCAAATGTCTcagtctcacactattgagacgagaCAACCAGCAAGGAACCCATCTCGGAACAATCgcgcaacgagccatgtcagtgaaggctcgggagacactaggtcggtcagtatgtatgaccaggggCGCAGAAATACTGTGAATCGAAAGGATCACCCAGACTTACAAGAACACCTGAATCATAATCGGGGAAATGAAAATCCCTCAAATCCAGATctgagggatcatctcaatgggTCCAAGAACCTTATGCCGAGGTGCGAAATTGGggttgtgatcaacgataactAGTTCCCACTATTTCAAAACAGACCCCccatagatccagtccaagaaaggattgaacaactggAAATAACATTCCGGCTCTTACAAAACGAACGAGGTCGAGATCGGGATGAAAAGTTCGACGAAGAACTCGAACCCTTTGCTCCTTATATTTccaacaccccgtttcctcagggattccgaattcctcatgtcccaccatttgatgggaattctgatccgtacagtcatttgagtacgttcaacacaattatgcgagCAAGTAATGTGGGATACGAGCTTAGATGCATGTTGTATCTAGCCTCACTCACAggaccaacaaaaaactggtttgagaagtataagagacattcaatcacttattgggatcaattgtctacaGATTTCAAtaaacaattcaaagccatgaTCGGAATTAGGCCCGAGGCATCTACCTTGACCAATGTCTGACAGCAGtcgaatgaaacattgaaaagttacctttctaggtttaatttggaagttgcccgagctcgtgacgtagatgacagcggccatttaatggttgttcgagctggagtaatgcctggaagccctCTCTAGGAATACATGCAAATGAAACCCGTGAGGTCCCTAactgagttcaatcgacgagctcagaggtttgttaatgtagaagaggcgaggtcagcattgaatatggcctctcagcccataacaacaacaaacgcaaactctgcctcaacctcgaaGAATCCTGTGGCCTCGAAACCCCTTGTGGACAACctttccaaaagaaagaagaatgaagggaataaccccgaggcagaagggggaaagaagaagaaaggggaaaagtaatctccgtatacaaggtgtataccgagctcaatgagtctcgggagaatatctacctggctaatgaaaaccaggtccctttcaagcgtccgaaccccatgaggaaccagaaaGTGAAGAGAGACTCCAAcaaatactgcagattccatagagatatcagacatTCAACCGATGAATACAGGCAATTAACAAGACGAGattgaaggcctgatctcgagagggtatttcaggcaatatgtaagGAACCAAAACCTCAATCAGGATTTTACCAACCAGAGGGTAGCAGCAGTACCACCTGCCCAAAATAACAACTCTCAAACAagggaggatgagcgacccccttCGACTGATGGAGAAAAAGTCATAACCATCTTGAGGGGACCGTATATTGCAGGattgggcaggaacgcccaaaaacGATACGTAAATGAACTGAAAACAGGTGACGGGtccccttacgaacccgaacccagagctccaaagtaGCAAatggttgaatctcaacccataactttcactgaggacgatgcgtctcATGTgcaatttcctcacaatgacccgctggtcatcatCCTTCACCTTGCgaataagagggttcaccgagtcttggttgataacgggagctcaatgaatatcctctataaggccaccttagaaaatatgggactcacgcttcgtgacctaaaggcctgtgcaatgaCATTATATGGCTTTTCCggaaaatgggccatcgaactccctgtaaccttagGAGACTTCccggtctcgacaaccaagatgatggaattcgtagtagtggatcttccatcggcctacattgtactgctcgggagacccgccctagtagggctgggggtagttttttctgtaaggcatttggccatcaagttccagacttctagtggcatcggaacACTGAAAGGATACCAGCTCGCAGAAAGGGAATGTTACAACATTTCCATcagaggaaagaagcagacaagtgcacaaacacttgtcgtaattcagaataaggatgggagaGTCTTCGAGAcagacgaagaaattgatccgagaatagaggaaagagctgacctcgagTCGTTAGAAGAGCCTGAAGAGGTCAAGCTTGAGGAAGTAAACCCCCCATGACTGTGAgagtagggaaaaaccttccagagTAAACGAAATAGCAGTTAATCTGCtttctgaagaagaaccaggatgttttcgcatggtcacattcggacatggtagggataaatccGAATGTGGTAAGCCAAGCtttaaatattgacaaaagcttccccccaaagcagcAAGAGCGAAGACCCCTAGACGACGACAAGAAGAAGGACCTAAAGTAAAAGGTCAAccggttaaaggcaaaccgattcatacaGGATGCCTTCTACCCCAATTAGGTCGCCAACCCAGTGCTAGTTTCGAAGCCTGACGAGACATGGCAAACTTGTATTGATTATTCAGACCTCAATAAAccttgtcctaaggactgcttcccctaccTCAAATCGACTAGCTCGTTGATGCCACAGCTGgacatggacttatgtcattcatgaacgcttattctggatataaccagatttccaggCACGCcctagaccaagagcatacgagttttgtgatagataaaggactatattgttacaatgtcatgccattcggactcaagaatgttggagccacttaccaacaacttgtaaacatgatgttctccgaaaaaataggaaataacatggaagtttatgttgatgatatgttagttaaatctaaacataacagtaaccatgtggttgacctcgaagagtgctttgctATGTTACAGAGGTATGAcgtgaagctcaacccccaaaagtgctcttttggagtatcatcagggaagttcctaggcttcattgtgaattcccggggaatagaggctaaccctaacaagatccaggctctaattgatatgccctcacctcaaaagcataaggatgtccaaagttttaCTGGATGGATAGCGGcactgagtaggtttatctcgaaatatACAGATcgatgtcttccatttttcaaccttttaaggGGAGGCagaaaattcgaatggacagaggaatgcgcgTTAGCTTTTTAGGAGCTCAAAAATCATCTCGCGGAacctcctatcttgtcgaaacctattgCAGGAGAAATTTtttacctatatctcgctacgaCCGAGCACACCATTAGcgccgtgctcgtccgagaagaacaaAAGGAGCAAAAGCCAGTATGCTATATCatcaaaaggttactgggggcagaatcgagataccccttaatggagaagttggaTCTCAGCCTAATCCATTCGTCTCAGAAGCTCCGaccctacttccaggcacaccccatccatgtgctgaacGATCAACCACTATGACTAGTCTTATCCAAACCAGAAGCCTCAggccgattactaaaatgggtcgttgaactcggacaattcgagatcacttaccatccgaGGAAAACCATGTTAGGATTgtatcctaaaagcatgtaaagacatttgtttttatgtgaataaataaatacaatggtttattattatttttatatttagattgttaaattattgtttgaataattttgtagaTATCCGAAAaaatccatattcattattgaggatgtgatcttgtattagtacgagagaattaagatcaaatgaatgaataaaaatagtcaacaacaaaaaattaaagttatataattctttaattggagttgtaagtacggtttactgagtatcataatgatacaaataatctagattcggattattgatatggtaagacatctcggtaaaagtgctttatataatatgattatatatgacatggaccgatatgaattaaagtctttattcaaaaaccatttaacaataaagacttgtaattcatatcataactgatgatcatttatagatcaacctaaatcctgagtgttcatgaactcatgttcatgtttattaagtcttttgattcattcgttaaggtctctttaaagaatgaggctaatgacttttgttttggagattcaatattatggatggctgggaacatgtatcaacaatacggaatctaatctttcctaatggatcgtatattagttcccttaagggttaattttggaactgaatgattttgagctcaaatctataattagattatagattaattattcactagtgaattaatggtacttaagaaataagaagtaaattagaaaggtaaaatggtaattcttccattctaatttatgaactaattaattagagggttgaactattgtaagatgattatatcaatggacgacttaagaaaagatttctgtaaaagtatatctataacataaagagtgcaattctgaatttataatggagtaatatcataattaataaattaactattataattaaagagtttaattatttagtatatttattggagcttaatgttataggtccatggtccccgaaatggctcaaacaatcactgacaaaggtaaatacaaaaatgggcaaaaaagacttatgtgataagtaaaatatttttctatgtatcaaacataattattgtttaattatgtgtaattaattaattatttgatttaacaaaaatataattaattttgaattaatttatttttgggatttttggtatttaaataataataaaaattgggaaaaatcacttgccatcactggcatgtggtacacgtgtagcacattgcacagtcactgtgctacacacataagagactgtgatcagtttccaggttctacaattttagttatttaaatattaaataaataatgagatattataatttgattaaaatattattatttaaacaaaaatatgataactgattagttattttcaaattgtttaaaataactaagattttattttaatacattggatatattaaatataggatatcagttttttagAATGTAACTTTTCAggaatagaaaaatatctagaaatctctctcagagaaagagaacagtgacataaacaaaagtcattgttcttcacaaacttaggtccaaactttattagatctcatgtgttgagaacatctgataaattgatttttcctattattttgtatagcgagcccacactcgttctttgtgtgctgagaacattttggaagatcttggtgtgagatctcaaggatttagccatacaaaaagatagcagcaagaaAGAACCTGAGGTagtttttctattcatgtctttgattcaatacatatatgcatgtgaagaagtagatctagaaatcttatgggattaaactaacaatttgattgttgttccactgcgtataatctctgatttgatcaataaaaaccaacaaatggtatcagagccatcttcacatatatatattgaatctgtgtgggtttacttttatgcatttatttattttgatgaatgaatggatggcttaatgtgattgaatgcatgagaatgttgaatcattaattgtatggtgtttttaggttaggatttgtttatgattagattattgtgtaagtcattaaagggcataggatttatgcaattttatttggtttttgacaccataaaactgtaattccgatcacacaaaagtcaaaacggagcctggGATTAAGAATTCAACCACCGCTCCTCCGAGGCCgccctccgagccgctgccgggatgtcgtacggacgggtccgtacggatccgtacaATTCCGTACATCCCGGCCCCGGCAACTCCGTTTGACGCCACATGTCCTCGTCCTGCTggtctagaatttttttttattttctgaaattattctgttatttttaaaaaaaaaaattaaatgttaaatatcctattcattagaaattttatatttaaataatgtgataattttgttatcctaacaaacatttttttaaaaaaatctaacttcaaaatttaattttaaaaataacagattttatttaattattttaatttctaattttaattaaaagttgttttaattaaaaagaaaaagaaaaataatgattatttaaaagtttgttttaattaataaaaaataatgagaaaattattttcttattattattctggaccaacaacgacacatatcctaccgacagtaaaataaagaagcccgatggagatcaaggtggttttattttattttttaattttataaagtggttgtaaaattagaaatacccaaaagcacccggttcaactgTGTACAATTAATTGTCAAAGCCAAAACTATGGCCTAACCAAAGGtaacctgaccagtcctatccaggacttaaGCTGTCATACTAATCTAGggttcaacttgcccttaactccttaTCCCTTTCCATGGTAATACTTTAATGAAGATACAATCATCTAATTGGAACTtcatgttcctacttttcaattcagtaacacttttccatttactctgagaagtgagctaccaagctctaacctctaataaactcaatgatcccctgaaccacctcaggatccaaaatataacatctcacccatttCATTCCAATGAACGGGTGATAAATATTCTCTatcataccttatctcataaagtacctttccaatactggataactctctctttctctctctgatttaccatcagtctgagaacaatcaactgtactaaattccatctatatattcatcgccttccataacccttccaagacctggaagtaaGAGTGGGTCTTCACCTggtaagatagaccttgaatttcatgaaggcgcactatctctttcacataaagatctgaatactgatcattGTGTTATTCATCCTTGCTGATAGAAATGAATTTACTTTAAATACTAATCCATAATGAtccaatgccaactcatactgacccactaacctgggcaatcccaccgtgaaacccatcgccatgctttcttatttccattataaaataatcaaaggctacaatggccttactggtttctgatactctgtcttgagcttttaataggttaagaactttactttgcattccattatgtccctctccatcccaggtcACCACTATAGAACTTTCATACTCTGGTACActgacatgatgcctgaatgaagagaataagaaagtagtata
It encodes the following:
- the LOC133800681 gene encoding cysteine-rich receptor-like protein kinase 15, encoding MKYKAFTTLLLFYILLLTINPNLAQPVCNDGATFCWYCPNIGDSPSATYKANLNNLLLFSTQKPQNDVVGYYNATNGTEPDDKVTVIGLCRGDVGSQELCRSCLNETSTWVLEKCPTQKKAIIWGEQCMVRWYSSNSSSMDDGESLKTLESPNRYSDVGAETFNGGLKFLVDELTKKASSSGVKYASGSANVSESRKIFSLVQCMPSMSQKECSDCLNDSISKIPGHCCGGVDGARVLKPSCTLRYESTSFYTTTDRTFDQSFLTPTVDPLVPRPPGKNKTETIVISVVASVIGVVVLVSSIWIYLKIWRNKPRREKIENMYTKEIGSVEPQQFDFATIRAAIEDFSDKNRLGQGGFGPVYKGRHNGQNIAVKRLSKSSQQGDLEFKNEVKLVANLQHRNLVRLLGFCLDGKERLLIYEYVSNSSLDKFIFNSNKRANMDWDMRYKIIEGIARGIIYLHVDSNLRIIHRDLKASNIMLDENMNPKISDFGMARLFGVDQTQDNTNRIVGTYGYMAPEYAVHGHFSFKSDAFSFGVLLLEIVSGQKNNSFQHDGEEEKEEDGDLLTYAWKIWRDGNYSSFIDPIIFGCSRTEEIIRCVHIGLLCVQENQAQRPTMNSILHMLNTHSEALAEPSKPALFIESTYFGSAVMTQSNNSKSD